The following nucleotide sequence is from Posidoniimonas corsicana.
GCGCACCACCTGGGCGCGCACGGCGAGGCGTTCCGTCTGTCGGTGTTCCTGTTCCGCACGGTCGCCGGGATGTTGTTCGCGGCGATCTTCTTGTACCGCGGCTTCGGCGTCGCGACCGGCGCGCACGCGGTGTACGACATCGTCACCGGCGTGGTCGCGTGGTAGACGCGTAGCGCGGCGCGGAGCAGAAAACAATCCCCTCCGAATAGGGGCGCCGGCGCCGCCGCGCGGCCCCCACAATCCAGTTGTTGTCAAGGGGAAAGAACGATCCCAGGAAACATTCTCAATCGACCTTTGTTCGCTCTGCGCGGCGCGAGTATAATTGACTCATCGACGCGGTTGTCGCGGCGAACGCCCCCAGGCGATGCTGGCGGAAGAGGACGGACACGTGCTATCAACACGGCCAAAGATTGCAGAGCTGGTCTTCCAACTGTACGGGAGGACTCTGCACCCAGAACTCTTCCACGCCTACAAGCGACGCACCATCGTCCGCGGTGACGCCGAGCACGGCGGCTACGAGGCCACGGTCGCTATCACCAGCGCCGGGCACGCCATCGAGTGGCGGCACGACGGGCTGATCCTGACCGAGGTCGCGACCTCCGCGCAGGACCTGCTGCCCGAGCGCCGGCGGCTGATGTCGCACTCGCTCCGCGGCCAGCAGAACGACCAGGTCGAGTGCCGCGGCGGCGTGACCTACAAAGTCGACTTCTCGCTCGACTCGGTCGACGCCAAGACCTTCTACACGTTCCAGGACGAGATCAAGCTGGCCGGCGCCAAAGAGGGCATGCTGCACCAGTTCGACTCCAGCGGCCGCTTCGGCCTGGGCGCCCTGAGCTACGTCAACGTGCAGTCACGCGACCGCTCGATGCTGGTGCAGGCGCTGCACACCTTCCCGGACGACTACGCCATCGTCAAGACGCAGTCGGTCTTCAAGTTGCCGTAGCAAGCTCTCCCGTAGGCCGGAACAAGCGCCAGCGCAGTTCCGGCGTATTCCGTCCGACAATGCCGGAACCGGGCTGCGTTTGTTCCGGCCTACGCGGTCGCTCACACCGCCGTGATGCGGCCCGAGCGTGGGTCGTAGATCGGCGCCAACGCCGCGGCGTCGCGGCGGGCGCACAGCGCCAGGTCGGTCTCGAAGCCGAGCTTGATCAGCGTCTTGCCGTGCGGAGTGTCGCGCAGCTCGACCGCCAGCTGCTCGTCCGCGGTGCGGTCGGCCGAGCGGGCGGTGGTGAGCAGCTCCTGCCACTCGCCGCGGGCGGACTCGGCGGCGTCGTTCAGGCGCCGCGCGGGGCGGTCGTTGTTGGTCAGCTCGTAGGCGATCGCCCCGGCCGCCAGGATGTCCTCCCGCGACACGTGCCCGTTGGTTCCCGCGCACAACAGGTGCACGTCGACGTCGTGCGACAGCGACTCGGTCAGCGCCGACAGGTTCGCCAGGCAGCCGACCGCCACCTTGGCGGCCAGCCGCGCGTGGTGCAGCGCCCGGGTGCCGTTGCTGGTGGTGAACAGGATCTGCTTGCCGAACACCACCTCGGGGGTATAGTCCCTCGGCGAGTTGCCCAGGTCGAAGCCCTCGATCAGCTCGCCGCCACGCTCCCCCCCCAGCAGCAGGCCGGCCCGGTCGCGGCCGTCGGCCGCGCGGAGCAGGTCGTCCACCTCGACGAACGGGGTCACCTCGCGGGCCCCGGCCGCCAGGGCGTGGCAGATGGTGGTGGACGCCCGCAGCAGGTCGATCACCACGACCGTGCCGCCGACAAAATCGTGCTCCGCGACGAACTGGGGCAGGTAGTGGACCGACAAATCCGGGAGCGAGGTCATACGATAGGTTCCGATCCTTGCAGACATGCCCGCCGGCGCGGCCGATCCGCGGGTCCGCCCCCGGGCCGCCGGTTGCACAACCGCCCGCTGTGCGGGTCTATTGAAGCAGCATAACGCATTCCCCCTGACCGTGCCCGGAAACCAACCGCCATGCCCCCAGCCGTCGCCACGGGCGACGGCGTCGACAAGTCGAACGACCGCGTGCAGCGGATGTTCGGCGAGATCGCGCCGCGTTACGACCTGCTGAACCACCTGCTCTCGCTCAACATCGACCGCTACTGGCGGCGGCGAACCGTGCGCCTCGTGCCGCCCAGCGGCGACGCGCCGATCCTCGACCTGTGCACCGGCACCGGCGACCTGGCCCTGGCCTACGAACGGGCCGCCAGCGGACGCCTGGCGATCACCGGGTCCGACTTCTGCCCCGAGATGCTGACCATCGCCCGCAAGAAGGGCGAGGCCGCCGGCGTGAACGACCACGTCAGCTGGGTGGAGGCCGACGCCCAGGCGCTGCCGTTCGAGTCGGACGCGTACCAGATTGTCAGCGTGGCGTTCGGGCTGCGGAACGTGGCGGACACCGACCAGGGCCTCCGCGAGATGGCCCGCGTCTGCCGCCCCGGCGGCAAGGTGGCCGTGCTGGAGTTCACCACCCCCCGCCGGCAGCCGCTCCGCGGGCTGTACGGCTGGTACTTCCGCAACGTGCTGCCCCGCATCGGCCAGGCGCTGGCCCGCAACAACAGCGCCGCATACGAGTACCTGCCGCAGAGCGTGGGCCAGTTCTACGAGTACGAGCAGCTCACCGAGCGGATGGAGGCCGCCGGCCTCCGCGACGTGAAGTTCCACCCGATGACCTTCGGCGTCGCCACGCTGTACGTCGGAACCAAGTAATGCTGGCCGTTGGGTCAGTTCTCTCCTATTCAACCTCAACCTTCTTGCGGCTCCGAGAGCTGACGCTCTCGGCTCTTTGGCGTTGAGCTTATGACTGATCAAGCCCCGATCATCCTTGGCGTCACCGGCGCGAGCGGCGCGGTGTACGCCGTGCGGCTGCTGGAGGTGCTGCTGGCCACCGGGCGGGACGTGCACCTGGCGGTCAGCCCGTCGGGAGCGGCGGTGGTGAAGCAGGAGCTGGGGTTCACGCTCGACCTCAACCACCTGACCGCCGCCGACCTGTCGCCCGACCGCACGCCGCTGCTGGCCGGCCGCGCGGCGATTGCCGGCGCGGCGCCCACGCCGGGCGAGCTGCACTGCCACAGCTACCACGACTTCATGGCGCCGATCGCCAGCGGCTCGTTCCTGACCGGCGGCATGGCGGTCTGTCCCTGCAGCGGCACCACGCTCAGCGCGATCGCGGCGGGCTCGGCCGGCAACCTGATCCAGCGCGCCGCCGAGGTGCAGCTGAAGGAACGCCGCCAGCTGGTGCTTGTGCCCCGCGAGGCGCCGATCTCGCTCACCCACATCGACAACATGCGCCGCGCGGCAGAAGCCGGCGCCGTGATCCTGCCCGCCGCCCCTGGCTGGTACCACGGCGTCCAGAACCTGTGCGACCTGGTCGACTTCGTCGTGGCGCGGATCTGCGACCAGCTCGGCGTGCACAACGCGCTGATGAAACGGTGGGGTGAGGATTAGCCAACACAGCCCCAACGGGGCGCGCTACCACAGCCCAGGGCGCCAGCCCTGGGACCCCGGCCATCAAACACCCAAGCCCCGAAGGGGCGCGCTACTGGTAGCGCGCCCCTTCAGGGCTCAACAACAACCGCCGACCGATCACCCGGGGCGTTGCCCCGGGCTGTAGATAGCATGGCCTTTCAGGCCATAGCCGGATCACCACCCCCGCATGCTGCAAACCACCAAACACCTGCTGTCGCTGATCCGGTTCAGCCACACGATCTTCGCGCTGCCGTTCGCATTGCTGGCTGCGTTGATGGCTTGGCATGTCCGGGCGTTCGAGCCGCCGGTCCCCGCAAGTACGATCGCGGGTCCGCTCCTGGGTGGCGCTGACGGACCGACCGTTCTGTTCACCAAGCGGAGCGTCCCGTTCGACATCCGCTGGCAGGAACTCCTCGGCATCCTGCTCTGCATGGTGTTCGCCCGCTCGGCGGCGATGGCGTTCAACCGGCTGGTGGACCGCAAGATCGACGCGGGCAACCCGCGGACCGCGGGGCGGCACCTGCCGGCTGGGATCCTGAGCGTGGGTCAGGTGACCCTGTTCGCGGTTCTCTGCTCGGCAGGGTTCATCGCCAGCACGCTGCTGTTCCTGCCCAACCGGCTGCCGCTGTACCTGAGCGTGCCGGTGCTGCTGTTTTTGTGCGGGTACAGCTACACGAAGCGGTTTACCTCGCTGGCCCACTTCTGGCTGGGGGCGGCGCTGGCGATGTCGCCCATCGCGGCCTGGATCGCCATCCGCGGGCAGGCGGTGATGGATCACCCGCTCGACCTGCTGCCGGCCGTAGTGCTGGGCGGCGGCGTCCTGACGTGGGTGGCGGGATTCGATATCCTGTATGCGTGCCAGGACTACGAGTTCGACCGGCAGGCGAAGCTCAACAGCGTGCCCACCCGGCTCGGCGTGCCCGGCGCGCTGCGGCTGGCGGCCGCCTGCCACGCGGCGACCGTGGTGCTGCTGGCGCTCTTGCCGCTGGTGTACCCACCGTTCGGCGGCCTGTACTGGCTCGGCATCGCGGCGGCCGCGATCCTGCTGGTCTACGAGCACCGCCTGGTCAGCCCCGACAACCTAGAGAAGGTGAACCTCGCGTTCTTCAACGTGAACGCGGTGATCAGTTTGGGGCTCTTGGTGGTGGGGGCGATTGATTTGATGGTGTAAATGTTGGATGCGGATGAACACCGATGATACCGACCTAGGGAATAGCCCCATGCCCTTTCCAGATCTGTGTTAATCCGTGTTCATCGGTGGCCATTAAAATGAACCACAGATGAACGCAGATAAACACCGATGACTTGCCAACCCAGGGTAGAATCCTAGCTCGTGTTGCTTGCCCGGCCGCAACCCTAGACCACGGCGTCTATGCCCGTTGGCGAAGATTCTAATATGAGTGAGCTCATGTACCACGACTGTCGGTCTGAGTTCGAATGGTTCGGCCACTGGCTCGACATCTACGTCTTCAACACAACCATCAAGGAGTGGAATCAAGTTCTTGCGGCGCTTCGGCAATTCGAGATTCGAAACGAGATAGATTCTAAGCACGCCAATATCCCGCACCCTCTGGACAACGATTTTTTCGGCAGGACATCGCGCGACGCCACCTACTTCCGAGCGTTCGACTACAAAGGTATTCAAGTAAACTGTCACTTCTTCACTGACGAGGAAGTTGAGTTCGACATCGACCCCCGCGAGATCGTGGACCAAGCCGCGCTCGATGATTTGATTGAGCTCTTGCACCTGATCAGCGATGTCACGCAAAAGTCGGTCGTACTTGCACCAGAAAATGCTGAAGGAGTCACGATCGTACGAGTACAGCCAAACTCCAGATGCTGCGATTACAGACCCTGACACCAAGCATTTCACACTGAATCCGCAATCCAAAATCCCCAATCTGCAATTCTTCATGCCCCGCCCTTCCTCCGACATCCTCGCCCCGATCCGTGACAAAGTCGAAGCCGGCGAGCGGCTCACGTTCGACGATGGCCTGTTGCTCGAGTCGCCCGAAGTCCCGCTGCCGGAGCTGGGCGAGCTGGCCAACATTGTCCGCGAGCGGAAGAACGGCAATGCCGGCTACTACAACATCAACACGCACCTCAACGCCACGAACATCTGCGTGTACCGCTGCACGTTCTGCGCGTTCCGCTCCGACCTGCGGGACGCCAAGGGCTACTGGATGCAGGACGAGGAGATCCTCAAGCGGGGCGCCGAGGCGACCGAGAACGGCTGCACCGAGATGCACATCGTCGGCGGCCTGCACCACCAGGCCAAGTACGACTGGTACCGCAAGGTGGTCAGCCTGCTGCACGACAACTACCCCAGCCTGCACCTCAAGGCGTGGACTCCCGTCGAGATCGACTGGTTCGCCCGGCTCACCAAGAAGCCGATCCGCTGGGTGCTGGAAGACCAGAAGGAGGCCGGCCTGGGAAGCCTACCCGGCGGCGGCGCGGAGATCTTCCACCCCGAGATCCGCGGCCAGATCTGCGAGCACAAGGCCGACTCGTCCCGCTGGTTCGAGACCCACCGCGAGGCGCACCGCCTGGGCCTCCGCAGCAACTGCACCATGCTGTACGGGCACATCGAGCAGCCGTACCACCGGATCGACCACCTGATCCGCCTGCGAGACCACCAGGACGCGATGAACGCCGAGGGCCACGCCGGCTTCCAGACCTACATCCCGCTGGCGTTCCACCCAGAGAACAACAAGCTGGGCGAGGAGCGGAAGATCAAGAAGCCGTCGGCGCTGATGGACCTGCGGCAGATGGCCATCGCGCGGCTGATGCTGGACAACATCGACCACATTAAGGCGTACTGGATCATGCTGGGGGTCGG
It contains:
- a CDS encoding DUF2617 family protein, whose product is MTHRRGCRGERPQAMLAEEDGHVLSTRPKIAELVFQLYGRTLHPELFHAYKRRTIVRGDAEHGGYEATVAITSAGHAIEWRHDGLILTEVATSAQDLLPERRRLMSHSLRGQQNDQVECRGGVTYKVDFSLDSVDAKTFYTFQDEIKLAGAKEGMLHQFDSSGRFGLGALSYVNVQSRDRSMLVQALHTFPDDYAIVKTQSVFKLP
- a CDS encoding 2-phosphosulfolactate phosphatase; the encoded protein is MTSLPDLSVHYLPQFVAEHDFVGGTVVVIDLLRASTTICHALAAGAREVTPFVEVDDLLRAADGRDRAGLLLGGERGGELIEGFDLGNSPRDYTPEVVFGKQILFTTSNGTRALHHARLAAKVAVGCLANLSALTESLSHDVDVHLLCAGTNGHVSREDILAAGAIAYELTNNDRPARRLNDAAESARGEWQELLTTARSADRTADEQLAVELRDTPHGKTLIKLGFETDLALCARRDAAALAPIYDPRSGRITAV
- the ubiE gene encoding bifunctional demethylmenaquinone methyltransferase/2-methoxy-6-polyprenyl-1,4-benzoquinol methylase UbiE → MPPAVATGDGVDKSNDRVQRMFGEIAPRYDLLNHLLSLNIDRYWRRRTVRLVPPSGDAPILDLCTGTGDLALAYERAASGRLAITGSDFCPEMLTIARKKGEAAGVNDHVSWVEADAQALPFESDAYQIVSVAFGLRNVADTDQGLREMARVCRPGGKVAVLEFTTPRRQPLRGLYGWYFRNVLPRIGQALARNNSAAYEYLPQSVGQFYEYEQLTERMEAAGLRDVKFHPMTFGVATLYVGTK
- a CDS encoding flavin prenyltransferase UbiX gives rise to the protein MTDQAPIILGVTGASGAVYAVRLLEVLLATGRDVHLAVSPSGAAVVKQELGFTLDLNHLTAADLSPDRTPLLAGRAAIAGAAPTPGELHCHSYHDFMAPIASGSFLTGGMAVCPCSGTTLSAIAAGSAGNLIQRAAEVQLKERRQLVLVPREAPISLTHIDNMRRAAEAGAVILPAAPGWYHGVQNLCDLVDFVVARICDQLGVHNALMKRWGED
- a CDS encoding 4-hydroxybenzoate octaprenyltransferase, with amino-acid sequence MLQTTKHLLSLIRFSHTIFALPFALLAALMAWHVRAFEPPVPASTIAGPLLGGADGPTVLFTKRSVPFDIRWQELLGILLCMVFARSAAMAFNRLVDRKIDAGNPRTAGRHLPAGILSVGQVTLFAVLCSAGFIASTLLFLPNRLPLYLSVPVLLFLCGYSYTKRFTSLAHFWLGAALAMSPIAAWIAIRGQAVMDHPLDLLPAVVLGGGVLTWVAGFDILYACQDYEFDRQAKLNSVPTRLGVPGALRLAAACHAATVVLLALLPLVYPPFGGLYWLGIAAAAILLVYEHRLVSPDNLEKVNLAFFNVNAVISLGLLVVGAIDLMV
- the mqnE gene encoding aminofutalosine synthase MqnE; translation: MPRPSSDILAPIRDKVEAGERLTFDDGLLLESPEVPLPELGELANIVRERKNGNAGYYNINTHLNATNICVYRCTFCAFRSDLRDAKGYWMQDEEILKRGAEATENGCTEMHIVGGLHHQAKYDWYRKVVSLLHDNYPSLHLKAWTPVEIDWFARLTKKPIRWVLEDQKEAGLGSLPGGGAEIFHPEIRGQICEHKADSSRWFETHREAHRLGLRSNCTMLYGHIEQPYHRIDHLIRLRDHQDAMNAEGHAGFQTYIPLAFHPENNKLGEERKIKKPSALMDLRQMAIARLMLDNIDHIKAYWIMLGVGTAQLSLAYGADDIDGTVRHELIYHDAGATTPEVMSVEQIQRLIREAGREPIERDTLYRRVDRGAEGWKLGEKIAVNA